A segment of the Leclercia adecarboxylata genome:
GGGTGCATGAATTTATGGATCACCAGCATAAAGATGACTGAAGGCACCAGCAGGATCAGCGCCGTAATGGATGACATCTGATAGTTACCCGACATGCTGGCGGTATAGAGCAGTATCGGCAGCGTGTTGATCTCCGGCGCGCCGACAAAGAAGGTAGCGGTAAACTCATCCAGCGACTCCAGAAACACAAAGATGCTGGCGGCAATCAGCCCGGGCGCTGCCTGCGGCAGGATGATATGGAAAAAGGTGTAGACCGGCCCGGCCCCGAGATTGCGTGACGCCCGCGCCAGCAGCGGATCGAGCGCCGAGAACGCCGCTACACTGATCCAGATGGAGTACATCAGCCCATGCACGCTATGCACCAGCACCACCCCGGCGATGGTTCCATTCAATCCCCACTGGTAGAACAGACGCGCCACGTTCATATAGACGGTCAGGTTCGGGAAGGCCTGCGGGATCAGAAACAACAGCATAAAGAAGGCGCGGCACGGCATGGAACGGTGCGAAAGCGCATACCCGGCCGGGATCGAAATCAGCAGGCACACCACCACTGACAGCAGGGCAATGAGTACGCTGATGGACAACGAGCCGGAGACGTCGCTGTAGGGGCTGAATACCTGCCCCCAGTATTTCAGCCCCCATTGATTGGGCAGCGTATGTGGGAAAAACCAGCTCTCCGCCACGGTCCAGATCAGCAGGTTCAACAGCGGGCCAAACAGCGCCAGCACCAGAAAGGTCAGCAGCAGGGTTTGCAGAATAAAGCTGCCGCGAATTCTATGAAACAGCGCGTTCATCAGTGGGTTCCTTTCGCATTCAGACTGTGACGGAGATAGAACCAGGACAGCGCGGCGCACATCAGATAAGAGATCACCCCCATCGCGTTCGCCACCGGATAGTCGCCATAAGAGTTAACGCGAAACGCCATATCCACGGTCATCATCGTCGGCGTACCGGTGCCGATCATCAGGGGGACGGAGAGCACCGACATCATGGTCACGGTGGACAACACCATCGCGATGCCTATGGTCGGCAGCATCTGGGGCAAAATAATGTCGAACAGGATCCGCACCCGGGAGGCACCGAGGTTTTTCGCCGCCAGAATATGGGTTGCGTCCACCGCCGCCATGGCGCCGCCGATCAGCAGCGTGGTAAACGCCATCTGCTTCCAGACAAAGGTAATAATGATCCCGCTCCAGCCGAGCAGCGAGCTGGTCTCCATCGGCGTCATCACCCCGAGGGCAACCAGCACATTGTTCATCAGGCCATTCTTCGCCAGGAAGGTGCGCATCATCTGCGCGGCTACGATAAACGGAATGAACAGCGGCAGGCGGTATAAAAAGGCCAGCGCCTTAACGAGGCGACGACAGGGTGAGAGCACAATTACGGCGGAAATGGTGATGGAGAGCAGCGCCAGGATCGCCAGCGAGGCCAGGACAATAATCAGGGTAAAAAGAATATCGTTGGAATAGAGGCTGAACACTTTTTCAAAGTGCGCCAGGGTTAAGCCTGTTTCATGGGTAAAAGCCGACATGAGCGAGTAGCCCAGCGGCCAGAGAAAAAAAATGCCAATCATCAGGGTAGCCGGGGCAACCAGCAGGAGAGCGTTAAGTGCGTGTCGCATGAATAATCACCGCTAAAAGGTGCCCGGCAGAGACCCGCCAGGCACGTCATCTATTCAGTTTGAAACCTGGCTCTCGTAGCCTTCTTTGATATCGTCAAAGAACGGTTTGATTGGGAAGCTTTTGCCGTTTTCCGCTAAGGCTTCCGGCGAAATTTCCGCAAACAGCTTCTGCCAGGTGGCATCGTCCAGCGCCCCTTTCACATATTTGGCGTCGATGCCCGGGTACCAGTTGAACTGCTTAACGATCCCCTCAGCCTGAATCTCCGGGCTGGTCGCCAGCTCGATAAAGGCCTGGGCCAGTTTTGCCTGCGCGGCTTTGGCCGGTACAACGTAGTACATCGGCTGCCCTGGCATGCCCGGTGCGATTAAAGCCAGCTTGATGGACGGCGGCAGTTTGCCCTGATCTTTCCAGCTGTAGAACATATCAACCCATACCGGCCCCATGGTAATTTCGCCCCGGCTCAGCATATCCAGGGTTCCGGCATTACCCGGCGTAAAGGTGATGTTTTTATTGAACTCTTTCAGCTTAGCCCAGGCCGGGCCCCACGCCTTTTCAACCCCTTTATCGTAAGGCAGCGCGGTAAGACGCTCGGCCGGCGTGCCGTAGGCGTACATCCAGCCCACCACAAAGCTCACGCCCGACATGCCGTTTTTGATGCCGTTATAGCCAAAGGCTTTGGGATTTTTTTCCGACCACTGCACCAGCTCGTCGTAGGATTTCGGCGGGGTGTTGATCAGGTCGCTGTTGTAAGCAATCGCCGTCTGGCTGAGGAACATAGGCATCACATAGCCGTCAACGTTGACCCCCAGCGCGTTTCTTGCGTTCTCGGCGGTGGTCATGGTGCCGGTTTTAACCGACTGGCGGTAATTCTCAAGCAGCCCTTTCTCGACCAGCTGTCCGCCTGCGGCCTGATGTACGACCGCCACGTCGATATCCCAGGTTTTGGCGCCGCTCTGCTCCTGCGCCGTCAGTTTTTCAATAATCTTGTTCGATCCGGCATCGCCTGGCCCGGTGCCGACCACCTGCACTTTTACCCCCGGATGGGCGGCTTCAAATTTCGGTCCCAGCCAGGTTTTGACGTAGTCCACCATATTCTGGTCACCTGCGGTGGCGACGTTGAGTACCGTTTCGGCATTCGCCCCGTGCAGGCAGCCCAGAGTCAGTGCGACGGTGACAGCCATTTTTGTTTTTACGGACATGATCGTTCCCCAGAAAAAGTGTGTGTCGGTTGGCATTACAAAGCAGGTTCAAACCTGTGGAGCGCAGCCTCAGGCACATGCAACACGACCGGCGAACGGTCAGGCCAGCATGTTGCTGAGTCTGCGAGTAAAATCTGCCCGGCGCAGCGCACGCTGTGTCGGTACTGATGACCTAAAAAGGCGCTCTCTTCGACGGTTCCTTCGAGGGTTAACCCTTCCGGCGTGGGCTCCGGTAGCGCGGCATGCATGGCGATATCGGCGCTGCGGAAATAGAGCGTTCTTCCCTGTCCATCGTCAGGTGTGAGGCAGTTATCCGCGCCCATAAAATCCGCCACAAAGGGTGTTGCCGGGCGGTGATAAATCGCCTCGGGGGTGCCGATCTGCTCGATGCGGCCGTTATTCAGCACCGCGATTCGGTCGGCCATCACCAGCGCTTCCTGTTGATCGTGGGTGACAATCAGCGAGGTAAAACCGAGCCGTTTTTGCAGGGCTTTAATTTCATGCCGCACGTTGAGGCGCACTTTGGCATCGAGGTTCGACAGAGGCTCGTCGAGCACCAGCACATCCGGCTCAATCGCCAGCGCACGGGCCAGGGCAACGCGCTGGCGCTGGCCGCCGGAAAGCGCCGTCACTTTTATTTCCGCATAGCCTTCGAGGTTAATAATTTTTAATAACTCGCGTACCCGGCGCTGTATCTCCTCTTTTTTAACGCGGCGGACCTTTAACCCGTAACCGATATTTTGCGCGACCGTTAAATGCGGCCACAGGGCGTAGCTCTGAAACACCATGGTGATATTTCTCTGCTCCGGCGAACTGTAGGTAATATCCCGGCCATTAATCGCCACGGAGCCAGAATGGACCGGGAGAAAACCGCATAACGCATTCAATAACGTTGTCTTGCCGCAGCCGGAGGGGCCGAGGAGCGCGATCATCTCGCCCTTGCCCACCGCCAGATGGATATCGTGAAGAACAATATTATTCCCGTAGGCAACCTTCAGTTTATCTATTTGCAAATAACTCACGCACGATCCCTTAATTCTTTTCCGTTACCGATGAACACGTGTTCATTTGTTTGTAAAAAAAACGCAACGTTCCAGCGGCATTATGTTCGCCTACTCTGTCGTGTATTTGTGACAATTTGATTAAGTCAGCAAAAAATTAATGAGGCGAAATGAAAATAGATATTCTGGGCTGCGGCAGCGCCTTCTCTCTGCGGCAGAATACCTCGGCAATCCGGGTGATCGACAGCGCCGGTTATCAGCTGCTGATCGATTGCGGCCCCACTATTCCCCGGGCGTTATGGCAGCGCGGTCTGGATGTTAACGACATTGATGCTCTCTACTTCACCCACATCCACCCGGATCACTGCACCGGGCTGACGGCGCTCCTCAACCACTGGAAAAGCTTTCAGCGGACAAAACCGCTCATTATCTGGTCGCAGCCTGCGCATCGCCCGGCCCTGCTGCAGCTGGCAAGCCTGGCGAACTGGCCGGAAACCGGACTCTGCTTTGCGATCGACTGGCGCGACAGCACCCCAGAGTGGCGCTGGCAGGACTGGATCCTGCGTACCGCCTTCACCCATCATGAGATCCCGAACCTGGCCCTGCGCATTGAGACGGCCCTCGCCACTCTGTTTTACAGCGGCGATGGCCGTCCAACCCCAGAGAGTATTGCCCTGATGGCCGGGGCAGATTTGGCATTCCAGGAGTGCGCCTCGGCGACGCCGCTGCCCGGTGACGCGTCCCATGGGGATTTCCCCGACTGTCTGGCGCTCTTTTCCCGCCTCAAACTGCCGGCGCTGGGGCTCTATCATTGCAACGACAGCGCCAGGCCGACCCTGGTGGAGGCCTGCGAGCCCTACCCCGGCCTGTTCGTCAGTGAAGATGGCATGACCTTCGAGCTGCCCCATCGCCGGGAGGAAACCCCGTGAGTAGCAGCCTTCGCAAGCAGGCGGTGACCGCCGAGGACGTGGCCAGACGGGCGGGCGTGTCCCGGGCCGTCGTCTCCCGCGCCCTGAGCAGCAACGGCAGCATCTCCCCTGCGACCCGGGAAAAGGTGTTACGGGCCGCTCAGGAACTGGGCTATCAGGTGAATTTTCTCGCTCAGGGACTGAACCGCCAGCGCAGCCAGCTGATTGGGGTGATCGTCGCCCGGATTGGCGATCCGTTTCGCAGCAGTCTGCTTGAGGGGTTACTGCACGAGATCCAGCGGCGTGGCTATCAGGCGCTGGTCAGCGAGATCACCGGCGAGGACGATCTGGTCAATACCCTACGACGCTTCACTCAGTTTCGCGTCTCCGGAGTCATCGTCACCTCCGGCAAACCGCCGGAGGCCATCGTTAACGAATGCGTCAGCCAGCAGATCCCGGTGGTCGGCATCAATCGTCATCCCGATATCCCGCTGGTGGATTTTATCTGCTCGGATAACCAGCGCGGCGCCCGGCTGGCGGCTGAACAGCTCTGGCGCTCCGGGTGTCGTCGCTTTGGCTGGCTTAACCATCAGGCCTCCACCTGGGCGGGCAGGATGCGCGGCGAGGCTTTTGTCCAGGCCCTGCAGCAGCTGGGCGTCGACACCGCGCAGCAGGTTACCAGGCTCGCCGCCGCTGCGGAGGGCTATGAGGGCGGGCTGACGACGGCCCAGGGCTATCAAGGCGAGCTGCCGGAGGGGATTTTCTGCGCCAATGCGCAGCTGGCCTGCGGTTTTCTCGATGGGATGCGCCAGCGTGGCAAATCTGCCCCGTGCGATTTTCATCTGATTGGCTTCGATAATACCCCGCAAAGCGGTCAGTTAAGTTATCAGCTGACCACGCTGCATCAGGATGTGGCCGAGATTGCCCGTCGGGCGCTGACGCGGCTGCTGGCACGGGCGCAAAACCCGCTCCAGCCCTCCCAGGTGGAGTGGGTCAGCGTGGAGCTGGTTTACCGCCAAACCTCGCCCAGGCCCGAAAGCGCTTAGCCCGCTTGGCGCGGGACTTTCGCCAGGCTAAACCACACCCCTGTTGCCAGCAGTAGCAGCATCGCCCCTGCGCTGCCGAGCGCCACGCTGTGCGAGGTGATAAACGCGGTTTTCGCCGCCTCGATCACCGATTCGGCAAGGGTTGGCGTCAGATGCTGGGCGACCTTCACCGCCTCGCCGATGGATGAGGAGGCGTGATCGGCAAGGCTGGCATCCAGCCCCGGCGGCAGTTCGATCGATGCCGAGAAGCTGCGGGTCAGGAGCAGACCAAAGATCGCAATCCCCAGCCCGGCCCCCAGCTCATAGGACATGGTTTCAATCGCCCCGGCCGCAGCGGCCTTCTCTTTTGGCGCGGCGGCCATGATCGCGGAGGTGGAGGCCAGCAGCGCGCTCGCCGCGCTAAAGCCCAGCAGCACCATCAGGCACCAGGCCTGCCACTGCTGAGTGCTGAAATCGAGCATCGACAGACCGATAAAGCTGAGCGCGCTCAGGCCCATGCCGCCGGTCGCCACGATCCGCAGCCCCAGACGCCCCACCAGCACCCCGGCAATCGGGCCGCTAAAGCCGCTGGCGACCATCACCGGCAGCATAAACATCCCCGCCTCAAACGGGGTAAAGCCGTGGACGAACTGTAACTCCTGGGCCATCAGCAGCTCAAAGCCCACCAGGGCAATCATCGCCGTCATCGCCATCACCACGCCGCTGAGAATAATGCGGTGGCCGAACAGGCGAATGTCAATCATCGGCGTGCGGGCGCGCAGCTGGATGCGGATAAAGATCCACAGCATTACCGTCCCGGTCAGCAGCGTGCCCGCCACCAGCCACGGAGAAATTCCCCCTTTCAGCGCCGTTTTAGCGCTGTAGACCAGCAGCAAAATCGCCACGATCAGCATCAGGGCATGGGTGATGTTCAGCGGCTGCTCAGGCCGCCCCTCCTGAGCCGGAACATAACGCGCCGCCAGGGAGACTACCAGCAGCACAATCGGGACGTTGATCAAAAATACCGCTCCCCAGTAGAAGTGCGCCAACAGCATCCCGCCCACCAGCGGGCCAAAGGCCGCCCCGCCGGACCCCACCGCCGCCCAGACCCCGAGGGCAATATTACGCCGACGCGCATCCGGGAACAGGGTGCGGATCCCGGCCAGAGTGGCGGGAATGATCATCGCCGCCCCAATTGCCAGCGAGGCCCGCGCCGCAATCAGCCACCCCGCCGAAGGGGCAAACGCCGCCGCCAGCGACGAGAGGCCAAACAGGGTGCTGCCCATCATCAGCAGCCGCTTAAAGCCGATGCGATCCCCGAGCGCCCCCATCGGCAGCACCATCCCGGCCATCACCAGGGAGTAGATATCAATGATCCACAGCAATTCATTGCCGCTGGCGTCCAGGGTCATACTCAGCGTCGGCGCGGCGACGTGGAGCACCGTGGCGTCGATCGCCACCGGGATATAGACCAGCACAATAATCACTAACGCTAACCACTGACGAAACATAACTTTCCTTATCTGACTAAACCTGGACACATGTCCAGATTGCGATCCTACGTAAAGTTGAACGCGTGTCCAGCTTTTTGTTACACTCGTTGTCCCCCAGTTGAGAGTGAAAATAATGAGCTATCTGAGCAAGGACGAGCGGCGGGAAGAGATCCTGCAGGCGGCGATGCGCGTGGCGCTGAGCGAAGGCTTTACCGCGATGACCGTAAGACGTATTGCCAGTGAGGCGAAAGTGGCGACCGGTCAGGTGCATCACCATTTTGCCTCTGCAGGCGAGCTCAAATCGCAGGCCTTTATCCGCCTGATCCGCGCCCTGCTGGATGCCGATGTGGTAGCAGAAAACGCCACCTGGCGGGAACGGCTCCACGCCATGCTCGGCAGCGATGACCGCAGTTTTGAACCCTATATTCGCCTGTGGCGGGAAGCCCAGCTGTTAGCCACCCGCGATGACGAAATAAAAGGGGCTTATGTGTTAACCATGGAGATGTGGCATCAGGAGACGGTCGCCATAATACGGGCGGGTGAACAAGAGCAGGCCTTCAGGCTGAAAGACAGGGCTGAAAACGTCGCCTGGCGGCTGATTGGCTTGGTCTGTGGGCTGGACGGGCTGTATGTATTATCCATGCCGCAGATGGACGACGCAGCATTTAATCAACACCTTAATACGTTAATTACCCTCGAGCTGGACTAATCATCAGCCATTCTTAACTGTTACGATTTGTAACACATTAAGCGAGCCCACATCTCCCTTCTAAACTCAGGGGTTCGCTTTTTTATCTATCCTTTCAGAAGACTCCCAAAACACATCTAATAATTTCTCATCAAAAACTCAGGCATTTGCCTGAATGTATTTCTCTTTCTGCCATTTACGGATATGCAAGAGGGTAATATGTCACAACAAGCTGAGAAGAATAATCATTATCTGTTGAGTAACTGGAAACCGGAAAACGCGGCATTTTGGGAAAATAAAGGTAAAAAGATTGCGCGACGAAATTTAGTTATTTCGGTTGCCTGTCTGCTGCTGGCGTTCTGCGTCTGGATGTTATTTAGCGCGGTGGCGGTGAACCTGAATAAGGTGGGTTTTAATTTCACCACCGATCAGCTGTTTATGTTAACCGCCCTGCCTTCGCTCTCCGGGGCGATATTACGCGTTCCCTACTCCTTTATGGTGCCCATATTTGGCGGCCGCTACTGGACGGTATTAAGCACCGTTATTCTTATTATTCCCTGCGTATGGCTCGGTATTGCGGTGCAAAACCCGGCTACTCCCTATGCGGTATTTATCACTATTGCCCTGCTGTGCGGTTTTGCCGGCGCCAACTTCGCCTCCAGCATGGGCAACATCAGCTTTTTCTTCCCCAAAGCCAAACAGGGCAGCGCGCTGGGGATTAACGGCGGGCTAGGCAATCTCGGCGTCAGCGTGATGCAGATGCTGGCTCCGGTGGTGATCTTCCTGCCGATGTTTACTTTCCTTGGGGTGCACGGCGTGCCGCAGGAGGATGGCTCGACGCTGTTCCTCGCCAACGCCGCCTGGATTTGGGCCCCGCTGCTTTTGCTTGCCACCCTCGCCGCCTTTTTCGGCATGAACGATATCGCCAGCTCGAAGGCGACCATCGCCAGCCAGCTGCCGGTACTCAAGCGCCTGCACCTGTGGCTGCTGAGCCTGCTCTATCTGGCCACCTTCGGGTCGTTTATCGGCTTTTCCGCCGGGTTCGCGATGCTGTCGAAAACCCAGTTCCCGGACGTCAATATCCTGCATCTGGCCTTCTTTGGCCCGCTGATTGGGGCCCTGGCGCGTTCTGCCGGTGGGGTGATCTCCGATAAGCTTGGCGGGGTGCGCGTCACGCTGGTGAACTTCATCTTTATGGCCCTGTTCAGCGCCCTGCTGTTCCTCACCCTGCCGGGCTCCGGCTCCGGCAACTTTACCGCCTTCTATCTGGTGTTTATGGGGCTGTTTCTCACCGCCGGGCTCGGCAGCGGCTCCACCTTCCAGATGATCGCTGTCATCTTCCGGCAAATCACCGTCTATAGAGTCAAACTGCACGGCGGCACGGACGAGCAGGCCCAGAAAGAGGCTGTTACCGACACCGCGGCCGCGCTGGGCTTTATCTCGGCCATCGGCGCCGTCGGCGGGTTCTTCATTCCCAAAGCCTTCGGCACCTCCCTGGCGATGACCGGCTCGCCGGTAGGGGCGATGAAGGTCTTCCTGGTGTTCTACATCGTCTGCGTGTTCGTCACCTGGCTGGTGTATGGCCGTCGTCAGAAGCACGTCAAATCATAACGAGTCAGTTCAATTTTTTGTGAGCAGTGTAACCACGGGGCGGGAGTCGCCCCGTCAGGAGAAACGTCATGAGTAAATTGTTGGATCGCTTTCGTTATTTCAAACTAAAAGGCGAGACCTTCGCTGATGGACACGGTCAGGTGATGCACACCAACCGCGACTGGGAGGACAGCTATCGCCAGCGATGGCAGTTCGACAAAATTGTGCGATCCACCCACGGCGTGAACTGTACCGGCTCCTGTAGCTGGAAAATCTACGTCAAGAATGGACTGGTCACCTGGGAAACCCAGCAGACCGACTACCCCCGCACCCGCCCCGACCTGCCGAATCACGAGCCGCGCGGCTGCCCGCGCGGGGCCAGCTACTCCTGGTATCTCTACAGCGCCAACCGCCTGAAGTACCCGCTGGTGCGCCGCAAGCTGATCGAGCTATGGCGCGAGGCGCTGGCACAGCACAGCGATCCGGTGCTGGCCTGGAACGCCATCCAGAATGATCCGCAGAAGAGCCAGAGCTACAAGCAGGCGCGCGGTCACGGCGGGTTTATCCGCTCCAACTGGAAAGAATTAAACCAGCTTATCGCCGCCGCCAACGTCTGGACCATCAAACACTACGGCCCGGACCGGGTGGCAGGCTTCTCGCCGATCCCGGCGATGTCGATGGTCTCCTACGCCGCGGGCACCCGCTATCTCTCCCTGCTGGGCGGCACCTGTCTGAGCTTCTACGACTGGTATTGCGATCTACCGCCCGCCTCGCCGATGACCTGGGGCGAGCAGACCGACGTGCCGGAGTCCGCCGACTGGTACAACTCCAGCTATATCATCGCCTGGGGCTCCAACGTGCCGCAGACCCGTACCCCGGACGCCCACTTCTTTACCGAAGTCCGCTACAAAGGCACCAAAACCATCGCCATCACCCCCGATTTTTCGGAAGTGGCGAAACTCAGCGACCAGTGGCTGGCGCCGAAACAGGGTACCGACAGCGCCCTGGCGATGGCGATGGGCCACGTGATCCTGAAAGAGTTCCACCTCGATAATCCGAGCGACTACTTCCTCAACTACTGCCGTCGCTATACCGACATGCCGATGCTGGTGATGCTCGACCCGCGCGAGGACGGCAGCTACGTGCCGGGCCGGATGCTGCGGGCCTCCGACCTCGCCGACGGGCTGGGCGAAGCCAATAATCCGGAGTGGAAAACCGTCGCCTTTACCGCCACCGG
Coding sequences within it:
- a CDS encoding TetR family transcriptional regulator yields the protein MSYLSKDERREEILQAAMRVALSEGFTAMTVRRIASEAKVATGQVHHHFASAGELKSQAFIRLIRALLDADVVAENATWRERLHAMLGSDDRSFEPYIRLWREAQLLATRDDEIKGAYVLTMEMWHQETVAIIRAGEQEQAFRLKDRAENVAWRLIGLVCGLDGLYVLSMPQMDDAAFNQHLNTLITLELD
- a CDS encoding LacI family DNA-binding transcriptional regulator; this translates as MSSSLRKQAVTAEDVARRAGVSRAVVSRALSSNGSISPATREKVLRAAQELGYQVNFLAQGLNRQRSQLIGVIVARIGDPFRSSLLEGLLHEIQRRGYQALVSEITGEDDLVNTLRRFTQFRVSGVIVTSGKPPEAIVNECVSQQIPVVGINRHPDIPLVDFICSDNQRGARLAAEQLWRSGCRRFGWLNHQASTWAGRMRGEAFVQALQQLGVDTAQQVTRLAAAAEGYEGGLTTAQGYQGELPEGIFCANAQLACGFLDGMRQRGKSAPCDFHLIGFDNTPQSGQLSYQLTTLHQDVAEIARRALTRLLARAQNPLQPSQVEWVSVELVYRQTSPRPESA
- a CDS encoding ABC transporter ATP-binding protein — protein: MSYLQIDKLKVAYGNNIVLHDIHLAVGKGEMIALLGPSGCGKTTLLNALCGFLPVHSGSVAINGRDITYSSPEQRNITMVFQSYALWPHLTVAQNIGYGLKVRRVKKEEIQRRVRELLKIINLEGYAEIKVTALSGGQRQRVALARALAIEPDVLVLDEPLSNLDAKVRLNVRHEIKALQKRLGFTSLIVTHDQQEALVMADRIAVLNNGRIEQIGTPEAIYHRPATPFVADFMGADNCLTPDDGQGRTLYFRSADIAMHAALPEPTPEGLTLEGTVEESAFLGHQYRHSVRCAGQILLADSATCWPDRSPVVLHVPEAALHRFEPAL
- a CDS encoding NarK family nitrate/nitrite MFS transporter; this translates as MSQQAEKNNHYLLSNWKPENAAFWENKGKKIARRNLVISVACLLLAFCVWMLFSAVAVNLNKVGFNFTTDQLFMLTALPSLSGAILRVPYSFMVPIFGGRYWTVLSTVILIIPCVWLGIAVQNPATPYAVFITIALLCGFAGANFASSMGNISFFFPKAKQGSALGINGGLGNLGVSVMQMLAPVVIFLPMFTFLGVHGVPQEDGSTLFLANAAWIWAPLLLLATLAAFFGMNDIASSKATIASQLPVLKRLHLWLLSLLYLATFGSFIGFSAGFAMLSKTQFPDVNILHLAFFGPLIGALARSAGGVISDKLGGVRVTLVNFIFMALFSALLFLTLPGSGSGNFTAFYLVFMGLFLTAGLGSGSTFQMIAVIFRQITVYRVKLHGGTDEQAQKEAVTDTAAALGFISAIGAVGGFFIPKAFGTSLAMTGSPVGAMKVFLVFYIVCVFVTWLVYGRRQKHVKS
- a CDS encoding ABC transporter permease, giving the protein MNALFHRIRGSFILQTLLLTFLVLALFGPLLNLLIWTVAESWFFPHTLPNQWGLKYWGQVFSPYSDVSGSLSISVLIALLSVVVCLLISIPAGYALSHRSMPCRAFFMLLFLIPQAFPNLTVYMNVARLFYQWGLNGTIAGVVLVHSVHGLMYSIWISVAAFSALDPLLARASRNLGAGPVYTFFHIILPQAAPGLIAASIFVFLESLDEFTATFFVGAPEINTLPILLYTASMSGNYQMSSITALILLVPSVIFMLVIHKFMHPEMLSKLGK
- a CDS encoding MFS transporter — protein: MFRQWLALVIIVLVYIPVAIDATVLHVAAPTLSMTLDASGNELLWIIDIYSLVMAGMVLPMGALGDRIGFKRLLMMGSTLFGLSSLAAAFAPSAGWLIAARASLAIGAAMIIPATLAGIRTLFPDARRRNIALGVWAAVGSGGAAFGPLVGGMLLAHFYWGAVFLINVPIVLLVVSLAARYVPAQEGRPEQPLNITHALMLIVAILLLVYSAKTALKGGISPWLVAGTLLTGTVMLWIFIRIQLRARTPMIDIRLFGHRIILSGVVMAMTAMIALVGFELLMAQELQFVHGFTPFEAGMFMLPVMVASGFSGPIAGVLVGRLGLRIVATGGMGLSALSFIGLSMLDFSTQQWQAWCLMVLLGFSAASALLASTSAIMAAAPKEKAAAAGAIETMSYELGAGLGIAIFGLLLTRSFSASIELPPGLDASLADHASSSIGEAVKVAQHLTPTLAESVIEAAKTAFITSHSVALGSAGAMLLLLATGVWFSLAKVPRQAG
- a CDS encoding ABC transporter permease; this encodes MRHALNALLLVAPATLMIGIFFLWPLGYSLMSAFTHETGLTLAHFEKVFSLYSNDILFTLIIVLASLAILALLSITISAVIVLSPCRRLVKALAFLYRLPLFIPFIVAAQMMRTFLAKNGLMNNVLVALGVMTPMETSSLLGWSGIIITFVWKQMAFTTLLIGGAMAAVDATHILAAKNLGASRVRILFDIILPQMLPTIGIAMVLSTVTMMSVLSVPLMIGTGTPTMMTVDMAFRVNSYGDYPVANAMGVISYLMCAALSWFYLRHSLNAKGTH
- a CDS encoding extracellular solute-binding protein, with translation MSVKTKMAVTVALTLGCLHGANAETVLNVATAGDQNMVDYVKTWLGPKFEAAHPGVKVQVVGTGPGDAGSNKIIEKLTAQEQSGAKTWDIDVAVVHQAAGGQLVEKGLLENYRQSVKTGTMTTAENARNALGVNVDGYVMPMFLSQTAIAYNSDLINTPPKSYDELVQWSEKNPKAFGYNGIKNGMSGVSFVVGWMYAYGTPAERLTALPYDKGVEKAWGPAWAKLKEFNKNITFTPGNAGTLDMLSRGEITMGPVWVDMFYSWKDQGKLPPSIKLALIAPGMPGQPMYYVVPAKAAQAKLAQAFIELATSPEIQAEGIVKQFNWYPGIDAKYVKGALDDATWQKLFAEISPEALAENGKSFPIKPFFDDIKEGYESQVSN
- a CDS encoding MBL fold metallo-hydrolase; protein product: MKIDILGCGSAFSLRQNTSAIRVIDSAGYQLLIDCGPTIPRALWQRGLDVNDIDALYFTHIHPDHCTGLTALLNHWKSFQRTKPLIIWSQPAHRPALLQLASLANWPETGLCFAIDWRDSTPEWRWQDWILRTAFTHHEIPNLALRIETALATLFYSGDGRPTPESIALMAGADLAFQECASATPLPGDASHGDFPDCLALFSRLKLPALGLYHCNDSARPTLVEACEPYPGLFVSEDGMTFELPHRREETP